A stretch of Cytophagales bacterium DNA encodes these proteins:
- the argG gene encoding argininosuccinate synthase, whose product MKKVILAFSGGLDTTYCAIWLRQQGYEVWTASVNTGGFDEQEVSRLAERAKELGIENHVMLDVQEEYYQDCIRYLIAGNVLKNNTYPLSVSAERVFQATAIAKYAKETNADAIAHGSTGAGNDQVRFDMVFNTIYPEAEIITPIRDHKLSREEEIEFLKTEGVSGNWEKALYSINEGLWGTSVGGKETLTSDQYLPEDAFPTQLKDQDPIEVTISFEKGQPVALNGKKYAPVDCIKALNEMAAPYAIGRDIHVGDTIIGIKGRVGFEAAAPVILVKAHHLLEKHTLTKHQLLMKDQWSISYGNFLHEGLFLEPVLRDIEAYLDSSQQKVSGEVTLELLPYHFILKGINSPNDLMQSEHGKYGEMNNGWSGQDVRGFSKIFGNQAMIYHKLHGSHE is encoded by the coding sequence ATGAAGAAAGTCATTTTAGCGTTCAGTGGTGGCCTGGATACCACATATTGTGCAATCTGGCTCCGTCAGCAGGGATATGAAGTCTGGACTGCTTCCGTCAACACCGGAGGATTCGATGAACAAGAAGTGAGCCGACTCGCTGAACGAGCCAAGGAGTTAGGCATTGAAAACCATGTGATGTTGGATGTGCAGGAGGAGTATTATCAGGACTGTATCCGCTACCTCATCGCCGGGAATGTGTTGAAGAACAATACTTATCCATTATCAGTCTCTGCGGAGCGCGTCTTCCAGGCTACGGCCATTGCGAAGTACGCCAAGGAAACCAATGCCGATGCGATTGCACATGGAAGTACGGGTGCTGGGAATGATCAGGTACGTTTCGATATGGTCTTCAACACCATTTATCCTGAAGCGGAGATCATTACTCCAATCCGAGACCACAAGTTGTCACGAGAAGAAGAGATTGAGTTCCTAAAAACCGAAGGAGTATCTGGAAATTGGGAGAAAGCCCTTTACTCCATTAATGAAGGCTTGTGGGGGACATCCGTAGGAGGGAAAGAAACCCTGACTTCTGATCAGTATTTGCCTGAAGATGCTTTCCCAACCCAATTGAAAGATCAGGATCCAATAGAAGTTACCATTAGCTTCGAAAAGGGCCAGCCAGTTGCTTTGAACGGAAAAAAATACGCTCCAGTAGATTGCATCAAAGCGCTGAATGAAATGGCAGCCCCTTATGCGATAGGTCGGGACATCCATGTAGGGGATACGATCATAGGCATTAAAGGGCGAGTCGGTTTTGAGGCAGCGGCTCCGGTGATTTTAGTCAAAGCCCACCACTTGCTGGAGAAGCATACGCTGACCAAGCATCAGCTTTTGATGAAAGATCAATGGTCCATTTCCTACGGGAATTTCTTGCACGAAGGTTTGTTTTTGGAACCTGTATTGCGCGACATTGAAGCGTATCTGGATAGTTCGCAACAGAAAGTGAGTGGAGAAGTGACTCTTGAATTGCTACCTTATCACTTCATACTGAAAGGAATAAACTCTCCCAACGACCTGATGCAATCCGAACACGGGAAATACGGAGAAATGAACAATGGCTGGTCCGGTCAGGACGTCCGGGGGTTTTCAAAGATATTCGGTAATCAGGCGATGATCTACCACA